The Pseudanabaena yagii GIHE-NHR1 genome segment GGACTTTGAAAATTTGCTAGCTTAATCCGAAATGACATTAATAAGTAGAGGAGGCTATCGTCATCTCTACTTAATGTATACTTTTAATAAGCTCCTCTGTGGCGTGCGTGACTACCGATAATGTGTCTTGATCGATAATCGTTTTTAAGGAGTCTTCGCAGTCTTCGCCGCAGTAAACCAGACTTGCATCTGGGCACTTTAAGTTAGGCGCAGCGCTTCGGCTCCACCTGGTTTTACCGGGTCAAACAACTGAGGTAAGACGGCGTTGCGGAGGGGCATTTCCCACCACATTCAAATAAATCCCAAAAAGTGCTTGCATTTAACTAGAATTATGTTATATTAGCTAAGCGCAAACGACGCGGGGTAGAGCAGCCTGGTAGCTCGTCGGGCTCATAACCCGAAGGTCGATGGTTCAAATCCGTCCCCCGCCATTACTACAAAATAAAAGCTCTAGTTATGTAATAACTAGAGCTTTTATTTTATGAATTTCTTTTATGAGTACGTGATGCTTCTAAATAAGTAGCCAATTACTGTGCCAATCAAAAGTGCCCAAATCTGACCAGATTTCACAAAACCATCCCAACCTTTACTAATGTCACCCATGACATCTTGCTTAAATTGTTGGGCAATCAAATCCATATTTATGTATGAATGTAGATCCATAACATTTATTGAAGAGGGCGTAATCACTGATAGGTCAGTGTTAGTCACTAGATGTTGAGCTAAATCAAGCATAATATTTTGGGATTGGGTTAATTTACAGTAGCTTTGTCATTGATATGCAAAACTACTAGGGTCATATCATCTGTATGAGTATGACCTTCTCCGATAAAGTTTTGCACTTCTTGGAAGATGTAGTCAAGAATCATCTGAGGACGTGTGACATCGTCAGAAAGAGGGAAGCAATTCTGACAAGCCCAGTCTAGCGCCTTGCGGAGATTTTCTTCGTCAAAGCGATCGCCTTCAGGACTTGCGGCTTCGGTGAAGCCATCGGTGTAATAAATGACGACATCACCAACATTGAGATGGGTACTACGCTCTTCATACTTAGAACCTGCTTCTAGACCAATTAAAGCGCCCATCGTATCAAGGGCGTGCACACTACGAGTTTTAGAGCGCCAATGTAATGCGGGTGTATGAGCAGCATTACTAAAGGAAAGCATCTGCGTTGCAGGATCGTACTCTGAGTAGAACATGGTCACGAAGCGATGGGATTTTTCGAGATCCTCATACATCACTTCATTGAGATGTTCCAAAATTTTGCTAGGAGAATGATTATTTAATACTTCCGCTCTGAGCATCCCCCTTGTCATGGTCATGATCAGCCCTGCGGGGACACCCTTGCCCATGACATCACCGACCACAAAACTCCAGCGATCGCCCTTTTGCATCGGGATAAAGTCGTAATAGTCGCCCCCAACACGGCTAGCAGTCGAACATCGTGCAGCGATCTCAATGCCTTGGATTTTTGGGCAATTGCGTGGCAGAAGTTGTCGTTGAATCTCTGCGCCAATCTCCATTTCCCGATCTTGACGCTCTTTTTTTATTAATTCGGTTGTGAGTTCATGATTTTCGAGTCCCACTGAGGTTTGATCGGCAACAAGACGCATCAAAGTCCGCTTGTTATCTGTCCAGACATAATCAGGCTTGCGACTAAATATATAAAGACGACCACGCACCGAATTTTTGACTAATACCGATGTACCAAATAAATGTACATCTGCCCCCAAATAGCGACTGACCATTTCATCAAGGGCTGTGGGACTACCTGTTAAAACCTGTTGAATTGCTCGCTCGATCGCGGTTCGTACCTGTTGTGCTTTCATCCCCCCTTGATTGCGCTCTGGACAATGCAGCGACTCTAGACGCATTTGCCCGCTTGCCTTAAATAAAATCAGCGCACCACCATCGGAGTCAGTTACACGACTGGCGATGAGGGGAATTAATTCAAGAAATTGATTGAGATTACTAAAGCTGCGGAGAGCGTAACCCAAGAAGCTAAGCAGCTCATGGATTTTATTTTGATCCTGACTCATGCGTCTGAGCAGGTCTTTGAGATCTTTCATCACCATCACAGACGCATTATCTAAATCTGGCTGTGGTGGGAGTGATCTATTTCTAGGTGGCAATGATAGAGACATACCAATGCTGCAACGCTAGGTGGTTTATAGGGAAGCTAATTACGAAAGCTAATTTAGTCAAACAGTTTAGCCTTAGTTGAGCAAAAAATACGATTAATTTTAAAAATTGAGCTGCGCTTGGCATCTCTCACTTTTTAAAATTAGTTAAGTAGGTGGGTGCAATTAAATATAAAACCTCAAAACCTGTGGCGCACGCACAGCGTGCGCCACAGGTTTTGGCTCTGGGTTTTAATTATGCCCAGCTACTTAATTACTTAGTAAAGCCTCCACAAATTCGTAACTTGAAAATGGGCGCAAATCCTCAATCCCTTCACCTGCACCGATAAAGCGAATTGGTAAGCCGAGTTGTTGGACTACGGCGATCGCCACACCACCCTTGGCTGTGCCATCAAGTTTTGTGAGAATTACCCCAGTGATCCCTGCGGATTGAGCAAAGACTTCGGCTTGTTTAAGTCCATTTTGCCCAAGTGTAGAGTCGAGGACTAACAAAGATTCAATTTTGGCATCAGCAGATTTTTTATCGACAATACGGCGAATTTTGCTGAGTTCTTCCATTAGATTTTTTTTGTTTTGCAAGCGTCCTGCCGTATCGACGAGTAATAATTCCGTGCCTCTGGCTTGGGCGGCGCTAATTGCATCGAAGACAACGGCGGCAGGATCAGCATTTTGGGCAGGGTTAGAAATTACGTCAACATTCGATCGCTGTCCCCAACTCTTGACTTGCTCGACGGCAGCAGCGCGGAAAGTATCGGCGGCGGCGATTAGGGTTTTGTAGCCAGACTTGACACTGAGGTGCGACAGCTTGCCAATGGTTGTAGTTTTACCTGCACCATTTACGCCCGTAATCAACCAAATATTTAATTGATTCTTTTCGGGGATCAACATCGGGATTGGTTCGCCTTTGTTGGATGCACCAGTCTGAGCCGTGACATCGAGCATATCGCGCAAAATTTGTTTGAGATAGGCGATCGCTTCTTCGGGGGGCAATACTTCCTTACGCAGTTTGTCTTGCAGCTTCGAGATAATCTGATCGGTTGCCTTTACCCCTACATCTGCTTGCAAGAGTAATGCCTCGATGTCATCAACGGAGTCTGCACTGAGGGGGCCTTGTCCGACGATCGCTTTTAGTTGATTGACTAGTGATAAACGAGTTTTATCTAAACCTTGGCGCAGACGATTCAGCCATGTAATTTCTTCGACGGAGATTTCTTCGGGGCGGCGACCTTGGGAGGCGAGGACCTCGGCTGACCAGATGAAATTCTCGTCAAATTCGATGGTGGGTTTACGTCTGACCTTGACTTCAGGTTTAACCTCTGGCTCTGGCTCAATGATTGCCGTGGCTTCGAGGGCAGCGATCCGCGCAAGGCGATCGCTTTCGGACTGCATCCAAAAAGGTACAGATTCAGCTTCTGGGGTGATTTCTTCATCGATAGTGGAATCGGCTGGGACAGGAGTAAGAGCTTCAGGTGTTGATTCTACTTCGGGTGCTATTTCTAAAGATGGCTCAGGTGTGGAAGTAACTAGCTCAGGGCTTTCTGATGTAGTTTCGACAATTTCAGGCTCTTCAATCTTTGCTTCAGGCGCAAGAACTTCAGACTCAGGACTTTCTGGCTCAACTGCTTCAGCGACTTCAGGTTGAGTAATTTCTGGATCAGCAGACTGCTCTTCGGACTTAGCTTCTGGTGCAATATTTTCTGGTATAGCTTCAGCAATCTCTGGTTCCTTAGCCTGTGCCTCTGGCTCAGCAATTTCTGGTTCGCTAGCTTCAGGTGCTTTATTCTCAGTAACTTCTGCCTGTTGCTGCACATTGGCATAGGCGGCCTTTGCCCAATTGAGTAAATCTTGGGATGCGGGGGAAGGAGCAGGGCTAGATTCTACGGTTGCAGCTTCTGGCGCTTTTTCTTCTGTTTGGGCTGGCTCTACAGGTTGATTTTGTGCATCTTTGTCATCATCAAACTTTCGCCGAAACCAGTTAAACACCATACTAATACCCTCGCGCAATGCCTCAATCTACACCAGATTTCAATATGTTCAACCAAGACAAACTTGATCGGCAATATCAATACTGTCAGTTTACTAGGATAGTTTAAGGTGTATGCGTTATGTAGTCATGGGTGAAATCTAGACGGTTTCCCGAAATCTTAGATTTTAGGCGATCGCTTTTCAATTACAGCGCAACACGCTGAATTAAAAACCATACAAATATTTGAAAGCGAGACAAAGTCTCGCTTTCAAATATAGTTGTTTTAAATAATTTGCAGAGGGGCTTCGACTCCGCTCAGCCATCGGTGTAAGCTAGCTGAGCGAAGTCGAAGCTGTAGTTCTTATTTGAATTATCTATATTTGTATGCTAGTCACATTCTAGAGATTCTCTAGTGCTAACCCCTGTTTTAGAATTGATACCCTTTGCTTTAGTGCATAACCACTTGCGCTGTCCACCATCCATAATTGCATCGGTGAAGTCTGCTCCGTCAATATTCACAAAATCAAAGGTGCTGCGTAATAAAATTGTCTCAACTAGCACCGCATTACTAAGATCAGCTTTAGCAAAATCAGCTTGATCTAGTAGTCCCCCTGAAAAATCTGCCCCTTGTAACTTAGCGTTGCGTAAAATTGAGGCACTAAAAACAGATCCGCGTAAATCAGCATTTTCAAAATTTGCCCCCTCCATATTGGCATTGGCAAAGCCTGAACCCGCTAATACTCTACCTGAGAAATCCCTGCCTTTTAACTGAGCGTGGCTGAAGGAGAGGGTTTCCGCTTGAGCATTCATCGGAGAAACCAGTAAACAGGCGATCGCGAAAATAGCCGTAATTGCCAAGCGTAGGTATGACATAGATGTAAAAAATATTGCAGCGCAGGAGGGATGTCCCTATCTTAAGGGTTCTGCGATTTAATAAAGAAGCAAAATTGGTGGCTCGGCAAAGCCGAGCCACCAATTTTGAGGTATTAACCAAAAGAGAGCTAGTACTTAGTACTAGCTCTCTTTTGGCTGTAAGGCGATCACCTTAGCAAAAATGAAAAAATAAATTACAAAGGACAGGTTAGAAAAATGGCACTAAAGATGCGTTAGTTTTCAACGTAGTTGAAGAGTAAGCCCATAGCAGCGATCGGGAGAATTACACCAAAGAGGGGTACGAAGATGTAAGAAACGTAGTAGTGAGCGTAGTATCCAGTCATGGTTATGAGGTTCCTTGAGTAAATATGAATTATTTCAGAATTTAATTTGGGATGAAATTAATCTCGGTGATGCAGTTAACAACACCTCAGATTACTTAAGACCAAATTAAAGGAATAAACTTTTGGAATGGCTCTAGGTAGTTGAGGAAGTAAGCAAATGCAACACTACCAGCACCACCAACCAAGAAGCTGCTAGCAAATTCGCTCCAACCAGCAGGTGTACCCAAGTCAGCGGGTGCATCAACAGCAGAGCTAGACTGAAGTGTGGTTACACTTTGACCATGCAAGGACAAGCCAACGCTCAAGATCAAAACTAGGGTTGCTGCTGCAAACAAACCAGCAAGACCACCTAACTCAGTGTCTCTAAGAGGACCAAAATAGGCAAAAGGTCCATAGATGAAATAACCATGAGCTAAGCCAACTTCTAAACCACGACGGCTAGCAGACAAGCCTGTACGATAAGCAGGAAGGTTACCGATAAAAGCTCTAACAACTGCCGAATCGCTGATAGGAGTAGACAAATTCCCTAGTTGGGGATCATTTTTGAAAGGTTTTACAAAATCTGTCATAAGTCTTTATTAAGTAAAGATTGCAGGTAGAATTTTGTCTTCATTTTAGGGAATAAGCGCTGATGTCACAGCATAAAGAGTGAGTATCTTTAGAAAACTTCACAACCACTGACCTAAGAAAGTACCTTTGTCACTTTACTTAACGTGAGTTCGATATCGCCATTTGCGCCGCGCTTCGCGCGGCGCAAATGGCTTTAGTTCACGGATGCCGATGGACATAAATCCGCTAATTCGCAGTGATCGCAGGCGGGTTTACGAGCATTACAGACCGCACGACCATGGTAAATAATCCTGATCGACCAGTTTTCCCAATCCCGTTGGGGCAATAGTGCCATGAGATCCCGCTCGACCTTGAGAGGTTCATCAAATTTGGTTAGCCCCAATTTTTTCGTTAAGCGCTTAACATGGGTATCAACGGTTACACCTGCATTGATTCCATAGGCATGGGCTAAGACCACATTGGCAGTTTTGCGGGCAACTCCTGGTAGTTTTAACAGCTTTTCCATTGTATTGGGGACTTGCCCATCAAAGTCTCGCATGATCATTTCGCAAGCCCCACGAATATTTTTGGCTTTGTTGCGATAAAAACCTGTGGAATGTACTAATGCCATGAGTTCGTCAAGATCGGCATTTGCCAAGGCGATCGCATCGGGAAATCGTGCAAATAATTTAGGCGTCACCATATTTACGCGCTCATCAGTACATTGAGCCGACAATATTACCGCCACCAAAAGCTGCACAGGGGTTTCGTAATCCAGTGAACAGGTTGCGTCGGGATATAGCCGTTTCAGGCGAATGAGAATTTCATTAGCCCGAACTTTTTTCGATGAACGTTTAGTAATAATTCCCATGATTAGCAGCGCAGTATGACAGGTCTGAAACGCTCAAAGTTTTACTCGTCTTCGACGCGACTTGCGCCACGCTCATAATGTTTACAGATACCGCGACGACTGGATTTGATAAACTCACAAAATAATTGAATGTCAGGATTATTTTTAAATTCTGGATCGCTATTAAGGAACTCGATCGCTTGGCTACGATTGCGGTTGGAAAGGTAGAGTACCTTATAGGCATTGAGGATTGCGCGGCGACGTTCAGGACTAAACCCATTACGGCGTAGACCAAGTCGATTGAGTCCCAACACCATATTGGTATCAACTGCCATACAGTAGGGCGGTACATCCACACCGAGGCGAGTTTGACCACGTACCATTGCATAGGCTCCGATGCGGGCAAACTGATGTACTACCGAGTCTCCACCCATAAAGGCATTATTTGCCACCTCGACATAGCCCGCCAGCAAGACGTTATTTACTAAAACTACGCGATCGCTAATTTGACAGTTATGGGCAACATGAGCGCCTGTCAGCAGCAAATTATCATTACCAATGGTTGTTGCGGAGCCTTCCTTAGTACCACGATTGACGGTGACATATTCCCGCAATGTATTGCGATCGCCAATCTCTACAAAACTTACTGCTCCCTTATAGGAAGTATCCTGCGGTTCCGAACCAATAATTGCCCCATAACCAATTTGGTTGTCATTACCAATCTTGGTATGTCCTGTAATGATTGCTCTAGCCCTAATCTCGCAGCGATCGCCGATCTCCACAAACTCGTCAACAATAGCATCGGCTCCAATGGATGTACCTTCGCCAATTTTGGCATGAGGATGGACGATGGCGCGGGGATGAATCGTAATATTAGTATTTGGCATTGAAATTTCGGTCTAGAGTCTGGGGCGCAAAAATAATCAAACAAAATAAACAAAGTAAGCATTAGTCTATTGCAATAGTGTAGCAATCATTCATTGCAAGTAGCCCCAAAACAATATCGACTGATGTTGCGTGGAAGTCTTCTAAAGCCCTCACCCCTAGCCCCTCTCCAGCAGGAGAGGGGAACAAGAAAATAATTTAGGTTTTGCTCCCCTTCTCCTGCGGGAGAAGGGGTTGGGTGATGAGGGGCGATCCTACTTCCACGTAACATCAGTATTGACAAGATCGGAACAAATAAGTTTTTTGAAAGTGTTGCCAAGTAAAGCTTTCAAGAATTCATCTATCTTTCAAGATGCCAAACTTATAAAGTCGTTGCACAATTTCTTCTAGAAGCTGTATATAGCTAAAATTAGTCTTTTGCAGGATTTTTTGGACTGAACCACTCAAACGCACATAATCATCATCCGTTAAATCCTTCGCAGTGATAATAATGATAGGAATTGATTGAATATCTTGCCGCAATCTTAAGAGATGGATAAATTCAAATCCATCAATATTCGGCATCATTAAATCAAGCAAAATCAGATCAGGAACGTGATCGGATAGCAAATTTAGAGCCTCATAACCATCCTGAGCTTCCCAAACAATGCAATTTTCCTTTTCTAACATCCGCCGCAGCATTGATTGGACATTGATATTATCTTCAGCGATCAAGACTGATAACGGTGAATCTGAGCCATGACGATATTTCTCAATTGTCGAGACTAAGCGATCGCGATCGATTGGTTTAAACAGATAGTCATTAGCTCCAATCTCATAGCTCTCATGGTAATCAGGTGTAATTGTTAGCAGAATAATAGGAATCCCTGAAGTCAAAGGTTGCGACTTTAACTCTTTGAGAACTTCCCAACCATTCATTGAAGGCATTTGCACATCTAAAATAATGGCATTCGGTAAAATTCGATGTGCTAACTCTAGTCCATCTTCGCCATTAAAAGCGGAATAAACAAATAAGCCGAGATGACTCAAACCTGATTTAGTATATTGATGGATAGTTGGATCGTCATCAATTACTAAAATCGATGGATAGCTTGGCTTTTCATTCTCTGCATTGAGTTGAGACTTTGTTGATTCTGAAGGAAGCTTAGATAAATTCAGCCTACTATTTTTATGGATTGATGATTTAGCTAGTTCACTATCGACTGGCAAGTAGATTGTGAAAGTTGATCCTTTCCCTAACTCACTCTGAACCGTAATACTTCCTCCCATCATATTACAGAGCCGATGACTAATCGCTAGCCCCAACCCCGTTCCTCCATACTGACGAGTTGTGGAGCTATCTGCTTGATTAAAAGGCTGAAAGAGTTTTTGGATGTTTTCAGGACTAATTCCAATTCCTGTATCGCTAATAGTAAAACAGAAATATTCGCCCTGCTCAGAGATTTGGCGATCAACCGTGACTTGAATTTCACCTGATTTTGTAAATTTACAAGCGTTACTTAAAACATTTAACAGAACTTGCCTGAGACGGGTCATGTCCGTGTGAATAATCCCAAGTTGTTGATCGCAGTTGACAACTAGGTGGTTATTGCTTTTGAGAAGCAAGGGTTGAATGGATGTAGTTGTGTTCTGTACTAGAGTGGGAACGTCAAAGTCATCATAATGAATTTCTAATTTACCTGCCTCAATTTTCGTCATATCGAGAATGTCGTTAATTAAGTCCAGTAAATGCTTGCCCGATTGATAAATTTTCTGAAGATCCTGCACAAAATCTTCTAAGCCTAATGCTTCGGCATCTTCTTGTAAGATTTCGCTATAGCCGATAATCGCATTGAGAGGAGTGCGTAACTCATGGCTCATATTGGCAACAAAGGTACTTTTTGTCCGATTTGCTTCGAGGGCGCGATCGCGGGCTAAGGAAAGTTCCTCATTCATCAAACGGAGGGCTTCCTCATCCCGTTTCCGCAACATCAATGTCCCTAGTTGCATAGCGATCGCGCCGATTAACCCCACCAATTGCTGATCGCCATCATTGGGAAATCGGGTAAAGAAAGCCATGATCGCCACAACTTTAGTATCTGCGCTCACAGGGATTGCTAAACCAGATCTCAAACCACATTCCATCGCAGGATATTTACGCAGGAAGTGTGATTCTGATTCGAGAGAAATATCCCAAATCCATTCTGGGCGTTGATGTCCCCACACCCTACCCGGAAATCCGATCCCCGAAGTAAAAGAAATCTTTTCGCTATATTTACGAAACGACTCTAGCCCATCAATACTGCTATACCACGCAGGGCTACATATCAAAACCTGTTCGTCTCCTGATGGTATCCAAGCCTCACCATAATCCCATCCTGTAAATTGACAAATCTTACTGAGGGTAATTGCCAAAGCTGATTGAAAATCATTGACGGCACTAATATCTAACGTTAAGCGCTGCAATAGTTGAGATTCTTCTTCCGCTCGCTTGCGCTGCGTAATGTCTTGAACCGTACCTTCAAAGCCAATTAGAGTCCCATTTAGCTCCCTTACTGCCCTCACATTTTCAGAAATCCAGATTTTTGAACCATCTCGCCGATAGACCTGCGATTCAAAATTGGAAACTGTGTCATGGGAACGCAAAATATCGATAAATTCTTGACGACGGGATGGGTTGACATAGAGCTGATTAGCAATATTCGTGACATTATTAATCAAAGATTCTGCGGAAGGGTAGCCATAGATTCTTGCCAACATGGGATTTGCAATTAAATAGCGTCCGTCAATCGTCGTCTGAAAAATCCCCTCGATCGCATTCTCAAAAATACTTTTATATTTAGCTTCCGCACTTTCAAGGTCGTTACGCAACTTAGAAGTTCTTGCCTTGAGCAATTTATGGATTTCCGTCGCTTGCTGCACCACCTGCATCAACTCTTCAACGCGATAGGGCTTAGTGATGTATTTAAAAACCTTGGACTGATTAATTGCTTCCACCAAATCGCCGACATCCGTATGGGCAGTCAGTAGAATTCGCAAAGTATCAGGATATAGATCAGCAACTTGGCTTAAAAGCTCAGTTCCCGACATCATCGGCATCCGTTGATCGGAAACAATAACTCCAATATCTGGCTCACTTCCCAAAATTGCCAAGGCTTCAAACCCATCTTTGGCTTGGATAATGTGATAACTACGATGAAAAATCCGATTTAGCAGATCCAAGTTATCTACTTCATCATCAACAATGAGTAATTTATCTAGTGATTTATTTGTTTGTGAGCTAGCCATGAGTATATTTGCTGCAAGCAGGTTTTCGCTTATGCTGTTGGAAAGTAGTCCAAAGTAACACTTTCAAAACATTTATTATGGTTTGTTTGATAGCAAAGTTCTGCAATTAAAACCTTAACAACATTCATTTAAGCAAAAACAGATTATGAAAATTGTAGTAACGGGTGCTACGGGATTTGTCGGCACTAAATTAGTTGAACGTTTACAAGCTTTAGGCGATCGCATTGTCGTTTTGGCTCGTGATGCCCAAAAAGCAACCAATCAATTTCCCCAAGCATCTTTTCCCAATGTGGAAGTAGTTGGCTACAATCCTTTTGAGTTGGGAGATTGGGCAAAGGTTATTTCTGGCAGTGATGCGGTGGTTAACCTTGCGGGTGAACCTCTCGCGGGTGTGCGCTGGACGGATAAACGGAAGCAGGAAATTCGCGATAGTCGGGTTTTAACTACTAAGGTTTTAGTGGAGGCGATCGCGCAAGCCGAAGTCAAACCTCAAGTTTTGATCAGTGGTTCAGCGATCGGTTACTACGGGACAAGTCCTAATAAAACCTTTGATGAATATAGCGATGCAGGTAATGACTTTTTGGCAAATATTTGCAAATACTGGGAAGATACTGCTGAGTCTGTCAAGGGTTTGGGCGTACGCCTAGTCAAGCTGAGAACAGGAATCGTCTTGGGAATGGGTGGGGCGATCGCTAAAATGTTACCGATTTTCCAAGTTGGTGGCGGTGGCAAATTAGGCAGTGGTAAGCAATGGTTTTCATGGATTCATCTCGATGATCTCGTTGCCCTGATTATCTATGCGATCAAGAATCCTGACGTTACAGGGGCAATTAATGCGACTGCGCCCAATCCTGTAACTAATGCCGAGTTCACTGTTTCCCTTGCTAAAGCAATTAAACGCCCTGCCTTTGTACCAGTACCTGCGGCGGCGCTAATTTTGCTATTTGGAGAAGCCGCAACAGTGTTATTAGATGGTCAGCGTGTTGTGCCCCATAAAGCTCAAATCAATAAATTTACATTTCAATATCCCGATATTGACTCAGCCTTAACGCAAATTTTCTCCTAAGTTGCCAATCTCACGTCATTTCGGGTTAAGCTGGCAAATTTTAAAAATCCAAAAGTAAAAGCCTTGCTTAGCAAGGCTTTTACTTTGATAGAGACTGGAGTTTAGACTAAAAAAGGTAAAAAAGGCAGAGTAAAAGAGATACAAACTGCCTAAAGTAGATGAAAAGTAAAGAGACATCTACAGCCATGATTATTGATAAACTCTTAGTACAGGACAAAAAGTTGCAAAAGTAGGCAGGGAGGGGTTTTATAAAAGATAACCACATCGTAAATAAAACCCCTATGAAAGAGATTAACCTATTCCGAGAAAAGTTGCAGCAACATCTGCAATGGAATAGAGCAAGACTAGCCTTTGTGTCCATGTTCTTGATCGCGCTAATGCGAGTAAAGACAGTAAACCTAGCTGAAATTGCCACAGGATTTAGTGGTTATGCCAAAGTCGAATCACACTATAAGAGGTTACAGAGATTTTTTCGAGACTTTGAAGTGGACTATGAAAAGATCGCACTCATGGTCGTCAAAGTCATGCAAATCCCCGAACCTTGGGTAATTTCTATCGACCGCACCGATTGGGAATTCGGTAAAACCGTGTTTAATGTGCTGACATTGGGAATAGTGCATTACGGTATTGCATTCCCGTTGGTATGGATGATGCTGGACAAAAAAGGTAACTCAAACACCCGTGAGCGCTGTGAATTGTGTAATCGATTTCTGGAAATATTTGGAGACCGCAAAATCGACTTTTTGAGTGCAGACCGAGAGTTTGTCGGTGAGGATTGGTTAGATTACTTGTTGTGTGAACCATGTAACCGTTTTCGTATCCGCCGTAAAAATACTTTGCTCAATGACGGGCAGAAAAAACTGCGTGCCGACATTTGTTTTCAAGACCTCCAAGTTGGTCAGTCCAAAGTATTGTCCAAGCCCAGAAAGGTTTGGAACCATTGGCTTCGTATAGCCGCTATGCGTCTTGATGATGGCGATTTATTAATTGTCGCGACGACTCATGACCCTGATACGGCTATTGCTGACTATGCTAAGCGTTGGGCTATTGAGACTTTATTCGGGTGCTTTAAAACCCGTGGCTTTTGTTTGGAGTCCACTCATCTTCAAGATCCTGAACGTCTTTCCAAACTAATTGCTTTGCTTACTCTGGCTTTATGTTGGGCTTTATGTTGGGCTTTTTCTTCTGGGCTTTGGTTGGCTCAACTAAATCCCCTCAAGCCTAAAAAACACGGTCGTCTTCCTAAAAGCATTTTTCGCCTTGGTTTTGATTTCCTTCGTCACATCATCTTTGACTTACATCTCAATTCTCAAGCCTTCTTTACAGCAATTCTCATTATGAACGAAGGCTAGTCAAACCGTTGATATAGGGATATTGTAAATAACATGATGATTGATTTAGGGGAAGAGCTTTGAAAGCACAAGGCTCATTCGACAGAATTGTAGAAATTTTCCGACAACAACTAGAATCATTGCCAGACAAGCGGACAGGCAAAAATAGTCGCTATGGCATGGAAGATGCAGCCATGAGTGCATTCAGTGTATTTTTCACTCAAAGTCCATCA includes the following:
- a CDS encoding PP2C family protein-serine/threonine phosphatase, producing MSLSLPPRNRSLPPQPDLDNASVMVMKDLKDLLRRMSQDQNKIHELLSFLGYALRSFSNLNQFLELIPLIASRVTDSDGGALILFKASGQMRLESLHCPERNQGGMKAQQVRTAIERAIQQVLTGSPTALDEMVSRYLGADVHLFGTSVLVKNSVRGRLYIFSRKPDYVWTDNKRTLMRLVADQTSVGLENHELTTELIKKERQDREMEIGAEIQRQLLPRNCPKIQGIEIAARCSTASRVGGDYYDFIPMQKGDRWSFVVGDVMGKGVPAGLIMTMTRGMLRAEVLNNHSPSKILEHLNEVMYEDLEKSHRFVTMFYSEYDPATQMLSFSNAAHTPALHWRSKTRSVHALDTMGALIGLEAGSKYEERSTHLNVGDVVIYYTDGFTEAASPEGDRFDEENLRKALDWACQNCFPLSDDVTRPQMILDYIFQEVQNFIGEGHTHTDDMTLVVLHINDKATVN
- the ftsY gene encoding signal recognition particle-docking protein FtsY, coding for MVFNWFRRKFDDDKDAQNQPVEPAQTEEKAPEAATVESSPAPSPASQDLLNWAKAAYANVQQQAEVTENKAPEASEPEIAEPEAQAKEPEIAEAIPENIAPEAKSEEQSADPEITQPEVAEAVEPESPESEVLAPEAKIEEPEIVETTSESPELVTSTPEPSLEIAPEVESTPEALTPVPADSTIDEEITPEAESVPFWMQSESDRLARIAALEATAIIEPEPEVKPEVKVRRKPTIEFDENFIWSAEVLASQGRRPEEISVEEITWLNRLRQGLDKTRLSLVNQLKAIVGQGPLSADSVDDIEALLLQADVGVKATDQIISKLQDKLRKEVLPPEEAIAYLKQILRDMLDVTAQTGASNKGEPIPMLIPEKNQLNIWLITGVNGAGKTTTIGKLSHLSVKSGYKTLIAAADTFRAAAVEQVKSWGQRSNVDVISNPAQNADPAAVVFDAISAAQARGTELLLVDTAGRLQNKKNLMEELSKIRRIVDKKSADAKIESLLVLDSTLGQNGLKQAEVFAQSAGITGVILTKLDGTAKGGVAIAVVQQLGLPIRFIGAGEGIEDLRPFSSYEFVEALLSN
- a CDS encoding pentapeptide repeat-containing protein, giving the protein MSYLRLAITAIFAIACLLVSPMNAQAETLSFSHAQLKGRDFSGRVLAGSGFANANMEGANFENADLRGSVFSASILRNAKLQGADFSGGLLDQADFAKADLSNAVLVETILLRSTFDFVNIDGADFTDAIMDGGQRKWLCTKAKGINSKTGVSTRESLECD
- a CDS encoding photosystem I reaction center subunit VIII — protein: MTGYYAHYYVSYIFVPLFGVILPIAAMGLLFNYVEN
- a CDS encoding photosystem I reaction center subunit XI, giving the protein MTDFVKPFKNDPQLGNLSTPISDSAVVRAFIGNLPAYRTGLSASRRGLEVGLAHGYFIYGPFAYFGPLRDTELGGLAGLFAAATLVLILSVGLSLHGQSVTTLQSSSAVDAPADLGTPAGWSEFASSFLVGGAGSVAFAYFLNYLEPFQKFIPLIWS
- the nth gene encoding endonuclease III yields the protein MGIITKRSSKKVRANEILIRLKRLYPDATCSLDYETPVQLLVAVILSAQCTDERVNMVTPKLFARFPDAIALANADLDELMALVHSTGFYRNKAKNIRGACEMIMRDFDGQVPNTMEKLLKLPGVARKTANVVLAHAYGINAGVTVDTHVKRLTKKLGLTKFDEPLKVERDLMALLPQRDWENWSIRIIYHGRAVCNARKPACDHCELADLCPSASVN
- the lpxA gene encoding acyl-ACP--UDP-N-acetylglucosamine O-acyltransferase — its product is MPNTNITIHPRAIVHPHAKIGEGTSIGADAIVDEFVEIGDRCEIRARAIITGHTKIGNDNQIGYGAIIGSEPQDTSYKGAVSFVEIGDRNTLREYVTVNRGTKEGSATTIGNDNLLLTGAHVAHNCQISDRVVLVNNVLLAGYVEVANNAFMGGDSVVHQFARIGAYAMVRGQTRLGVDVPPYCMAVDTNMVLGLNRLGLRRNGFSPERRRAILNAYKVLYLSNRNRSQAIEFLNSDPEFKNNPDIQLFCEFIKSSRRGICKHYERGASRVEDE